In Carnobacteriaceae bacterium zg-84, the genomic window AGATAATGACCAACCAGCAACGAATAAGTCTACTTCTGGATCATCGTTTTCTAAACGATCAAAGAATGAGTTACCTTCGATTAAGCGTCCGCCTACTAATTGAACGTCTAAACCAACTTCTTTCCAGTATTTGATGTATGCTTGAGAAATCGGTTCATTATCGCCACCAGCAGACATCGCTAAATTAATCGTTAATTTTTCACCTTTTGGATTTTCACGTAATCCATCACCGTCTTTATCTTTATAGCCTGCTTCATCTAAGATTTTTTTAGCTTTTTCTGGATCATGTGGGAAACCAGGTAATGTGCTGTCATGTAATGAGCCAAATGTTGGTGCTAACATTGAGTTTGCACGAACACGTAAACCGTTGTAGAATGTTTGACCAATTTCTTCTAAGTTTAATGCATACCCCATTGCTTGACGTAATGCTTTATCGTTGATTTTTTCGTTTGTAATAACACTTGTTTCTTTTTCTGCATCCCATTTACCGAATTTAAATCCGATGTATTGGTAAGCATGACGCCATTTACCAGCTAAAGTTGCATTGTTTAATTCTTTAAATGAATCGTAAATAGCTGTTAATGTTGATACTGACATAATGTCATATTTACCTGCTTTAAATTCATCTGGAGAGTTTGTTGAGTTAACAACTTCAATGATAACACCATCTAAGTTTGGTTGACCTTTCCAGTAGTATGGGTTTGCTTCTAATTCAACAGATTCACCTGTTACGATTTTTTTGAATTTAAATGCACCTAAACCAGCTGGATTTTTACGAACTGCATCAGATGCTGATTGATCTTTAATTGCAATATCTTTCAACTGATGTTTAGGGAATGGTGTAGACCAAAATCCGCCAACATGATTCAATGATGGAGATACTTCTTTTAATTGGAATGTTACAGAATGATCATCATTTTTCTTGATACCTGAAATTGTTTCAGATTTTCCTTCATGATACTCATCCATACCAACGATATTTTTAAATGTATCGTTATATCTTTCACCTGTGTAATCTTTATGTCCAATCACTTCAAATGCATAGATATAATCATCAATTGTAAATGGTTCGCCATCTGACCATTTTACGTTTTCTTTAACTTTGATTGTGATCGTTTTTGCATCTTTGTCAATTGCTAAAGTTCCTAAACCACCTTCGACAATTTTGTAGTCACTATTAGCTACAAATAAGCCTTCTTCTGTAAATGCTGTTACTTCTGAATCAGATGCTTCTTTTTGGTAAAGACCACTGAATACACCTGGAATAGGACTATCACTGATCAATGCATATTTTAATACGCCACCTTTAATTGGTGTACCTTCATGCTCTATTTTAGACGGAAATTTTGCTAATGTTTCTGCAACATTACTGTCTGCTGACTTTGTTTCTTCTTTTTTTGCAGTATCTGTGTTATTGCCACAAGCTGCTAATACAGCAACTGATGCTAAACCTAAAAACCATTTTGCTTTTTTTGCCATTGTAATTACTCCCTTAATAAATATTTTTACTATCTACTTTTTATAAAGTAGTTTAATAAACTAACCTAAACGTTGTTTTGCATCTGATGAACGTTTCAACGCTTCACCAATATAGTTAACACAAAGCATTAACACCAAAACAAGTAATGATGCGGGTAGCCACACCCACACTTTGTTTTTAATAATATCTGAGTTGGTTGCATATCCAATCAATGTCCCTAAACTTGGCGTAGAACTTGGTAAACCAAATCCTAAATAACTCAAACCTGTTTCTAAACCAATATTTCCTGCTAAGGATAATGTTGTATTTACAATAATAATAGAACTCATATTCGGTAATAATTCACGTGTCATAATACGCAAATCACTTTCACCTAATGTTTTAGCAGCTTTTATATACTCCATTGAAGATTCTGCTAAAGCTTTCCCACGATATAATCTTGCATTCCCTACCCATGAGAAAACACTCATGATAAAAATGAACGCAAGCATTGAATAGTTTGGTACAACTTGTAAAAATGCAATGATTAGCAATAATCTTGGTAAAATACTGATGAAATCAACAATACGCATCACAACAGCATCAACCCATCCACCATAGTATCCTGAAATCGTTCCAATAAACAACCCGGCAAGAGTTGTTAAAACAGTTACGCTAAAAGCAATTGTCAATGAATTTCTTGCACCAATAATCAACTGGAATAAAATCTCACGACCACCTTCATCGGCACCCATAATGTAACCTTTTGTACCTGGTTTGGCAAAACGATTTGTAATAAATACTTCCATTGCTTTTTTACTATCTAAAAACATTGATGTAATAAAAATACCTAAAATCAATGTCGCAAAGATAATAAAAGCTGTCATCGCAACTTTATCACGTTTAAATTCACGAACAATAACACCAAAACCAACAACGGCTTTTTTGTTATCTTTTTCTTGTTTTAATTTATCTTTTTTAGCCACTTTTAGTCTCCTTTCTACTGAATGCGAATGCGTGGATCAACTAATGCAAGTGCCACATCCGATAGTAAGGAACCAAATAAACCGGCTAATCCATACATTAAAATCAGTGCTGTCATTAGTGAGTAGTCACGTCCATTGATTGAATCGATAAATAATTTACCCATCCCAGGGAATGAGAAAATGTTCTCAATAAAAATTGAACCAGATAAAATACCTGTAATATCATATCCAATAAATGTCACAATCGGTAAAATAGAGTTTCTAAAAATATGTCTTGAATATACTTTATTCAAAGGAACACCTTTTGCACGTGCTGTACGTACATAGTCTAAAGATTTCGCATCAATAATACCTGATCTTAAATATTGAATGGTACCAACTGTTGATAAAATACCCATAATTAAGGATGGTAATAAAATGTGATGGAATCTATCCCAGAAGTACGCTAGACCAGTTAAAACAACACCAGATGTTTCAGTACCACGAGTTGGGAACCAACCTAATGAATATCCGAATAGCCAAATAGCCAATAATCCGGCAACAAACCCTGGAATTGAAAAGTTTAAAAAGTTTAAGAAAACAATAATTTTATCAGCCCATGAATTTTGGTAACGACCAGCTATCATACCTAAAGGAATAGCTACTAAATACATAATCACAACTGTTAAGATAGATAACCACACCGTATTACTCAAACGTTCACCAATAATATCAACAACAGGACGTTGGTTTTGATAACTGTTTCCTAAATCTCCATGAAATGCTTTACTAATCCAACGACCATATTGTACATACCACGGATCATTCCAACCATTTGCTTGTCGAATTGCTTCAATGTCTTTTATCGTTAATGAAGCACTCGCTTTCCCAGATAACGCATCCCCAGGCATCATTTTAGCCAATATGAAAATTAATAGGCTTAAAATTAAAATTTGAGGAATCATGACCAATATTCTTCGTAAAATCACTTTCCACATTTACATCGTACCTCCTTTTTGAACTGAAGATAGTGCGACTTTATGTGTATTGCTAATATTTTCTAAATCATACACACGCCCATTTTTATCGAAGTATTCTGCTTGATTTTTTGCATACTCACTTTCAACTTTCAAACGTTTTATTTTATTTTCTTCAGCTGAATCAGGATTAACAGATGGAATTGCGGATAATAAACGTTGTGTATAAATATGTTTTGGATTTTCATAAATATCTTTTTTGTTACCATACTCTACAAATCGTCCACGATACATGATAGCTAAATCATCTGACATGTGTTTGACAACACCTAAATCATGAGAAATAAATAAATAAGCAATACCATATTCATCTTGAATACGTTTCATGTAGTTTAATACTTGCGCTTGTACAGATAAGTCCAATGCAGATACCGGTTCATCAGCAATCACTAATTTCGGTTTGGATGCAATAGCACGTGCCACCCCAATACGTTGACGTTGACCACCTGAAAATTCATGTGGATATTTCGTTAAAATATCTTCCGTAAATCCGATAATGTCTAATAATTCTAAAATACGACGTCTTTCTTCATCTGGTGATAATTTTTCAAAATTACGTAATGGTTCTGATAAAATATCTTGAATACGTTTTTTAGGATTAAAACTTGATAAAGAGTCTTGGAAAATCATTTGAACGTTACGGTTGTATTCAGATGTACGTTTTTTTACTTGTTTTGTAATGTCTTCTCCATTGTAATAAATTTTACCAGAAGTAATTTTTTCTAAACCAATAATAGCTTTACCAATAGTTGATTTACCTGATCCAGATTCACCAACTAAACCATACGTTTTACCTTCTTCAATATCTAAGTTAACACCATCCACGGCATACACATGATCTGTGACACGATTCCAAAATCCACTACGAATTGGATAATGTACTTTTAAATTTTCAACTTGGATAATACCCACGATTATTCTCCTTCCCCATCAAAATGAAAATGTTTGTAACAAGAACATCTCACAAAATGACCAGGCGATACTTCGTGTAAAACTGGATCTTTTTCGTGTGCGTCTTCGGAAATCCACGGAATACGTGGTGCAAAACGGCACCCTGTACGATCTAAGTTAATTAAAGACGGTACGCTACCTTGAATCACATGTAAGTCTTCTTCACTATCATCTTGAGGCATTGACTGTAATAATGAACGTGTATACGGATGTAACGGATTATTAAATAATTCATTTACTGGAGCTACTTCAACAAATTGTCCTGCATACATAACAGCTACTTTATCGGCTGTTTCAGCCACTACCCCTAAGTCATGGGTAATTAAAATAATTCCTGCTTCGGTTTCTTCTTGTAAATCATTTAATAAGTCAAGAATTTGCGCTTGGATTGTTACGTCTAACGCTGTTGTTGGTTCATCAGCAATAATAATTGGTGGTTTACAAGCCAAAGCTATCGCAATAACGACACGTTGGCGCATCCCACCGGATAATTCATGTGGATATTGCTTTGCCACACGCTCTGGATTAGGAATACCTACTTGAGTTAATAATTCCAACACACGTTGACGACGTTCTTCTTTGTTCATTGTCGTATGATAAATCAGTGTTTCTTCAATTTGTTTAAAAATCGTCATCAATGGATTTAATGCTGACAATGGATCTTGGAAAATAACACCAATGTCGTTACCACGGATTTTTTCAAATTGTTTATCTGTAAATTCTGCTAAGTTATCTTGTCTATATAAAATTTCACCAGATATACGTGTGTTTTTTGCATCATGCAATCCAACAATTGTTGTTGCTAATGTACTTTTACCACAACCTGACTCACCTACAATAGCTAAAATTTCATTATTTGATAATGTAAATGATACACCATCTACTGCATCATAAAATTGATCGTTGTAACGAAATCCTGTATGTAAATCACGTACATCTAATAACGTTTTTTCATACGTCAAAATAATTCCTCCTTCTTCATTTAACTTCTCTATACTATCCTATCATCACGACGAATACATAACATGTATAACAACATTATATAGATTATGCTCATCAAAAGCAACTTATATTTTCATTTTTTTTTAATAAAAAACAATTTAGTCAATAATATAGCCATATTATTATACTACAAATTGTCTGAATATTCTATCCTATTTTATATTTTTTATAAAAAAAGCTAAGCAAAGTGCCTAGCTTTTATGATTTAGAAGCAATATACGAAACAATATCTCCTATTGTTTGAATATGTTCTGATTCTTCATCAGAAATTGTTCCCCCAAATTCTTGTTCAAAAGCCATAATCAATTCAACGACCGAAATAGAATCTGCTTGTAAATCTTCTTTAAATCGTGTTTCTTTTGATAAATCGCTTTTATCTGTATTAAACTGTTCAGACACAATGTCTAAAACTTTCTCATAAATTTTTTCTTCCATTAATTATCACTCTCTTTCTCATTATCGAAATGATTTGCTAAATCTTCAATCACATGGGAGTCTAAAATTGTTCGAATTTGCTTTAATGTGTAATAAACAGCTGTGCTGTCTGCTGAACCATGTGTTTTCACAACAGGTGCTTTTAAACCAAATAAAACAGCACCACCGTGTTTAGAATAGTCTAACACATCTTTTACGCCACTTAAAGCATTTTTAACGAGTAATCCACCTAGTTTTGTTTTAAGGTCACCTTGTTTAATCGTTGATTTAATTAACTGAACCATGGACAAAGCTGTTCCTTCAACGGATTTCAAGACAGCATTTCCCGTAAAACCGTCTGTTACAACAACATCAGCTTCTCCTAATAACAAATCTCTTGCTTCAATATTTCCAATAAAATGAATATCCTCTAATTGCAATAATTGTTGATACGCCTGCTTCGTTAACTCATTTCCTTTTGAAGCCTCCGCTCCATTGTTTAACAATGCTATTCTTGGTTTATCTATTTTTTGTACAAAACGTGCATAGTACGAACCTAAAATAGCAAATTGAACGAGATGATGTGGTTTACAATCCGCATTAGCACCAACATCCATAAATACAAACGTACGACTTGGATCTGTTATAACAGGTAAAGTTGGCATTAAGCCCGGACGTTCAATACCTTTAATTCTTCCAACGATAAATAACCCCGCAGCTAACAATGCGCCTGTATTCCCTGCCGAAAACATGGCATCTGCTTGCTTATCTTTAACAGCTTGTGCCGCCAATACCATGGAAGCATTTTTCTTTTGTCTAATAGATTTTACTGGTTCATCATCACTATTTATTTTTTCATCTGTATGTACAATGTCAATTCTTGTATCATCTATTAAATATTCTTTTATTTTTGTTTCATCACCATATAAAACAAAGGTAATATCTTGAAATTCTTTTGCTGCACGCATCACACCTTCAACGACTGATTGCGGCGCAAAATCGCCTCCCATTGCATCTACTGCAATTTTTTTCATGAAGCACCTCCTTTAATCACTACAACTTTATCTTATCAAAAGTCTTTTTTCTTAACAACTCATACGCATTTTTTATATAAGGATTTTGTGAATGCACAATGTCCATTGCATCTTGTCTAGCTTGATTTAATATGTGAACATCTCGAATAATATCTGCACAAGAAAAATCTGGAATACCAGATTGTTTTAATCCAAAAATATCTCCTGTTCCTCTCATTTCTAAGTCTTTTTGACTCAGATAAAAGCCATCTTGACTTTCAACCATGATTGCCATACGTTGTTTTCCTTGTTCTGTTTTAGGATTAGCAACTAAAATACAATAAGATTGTTTATCCCCTCGTCCAACACGTCCACGTAATTGGTGTAATTGTGCCAATCCAAATCTTTCTGCATCTTGAATAACCATAATTGTTGCATTAGGTACATCCACACCCACTTCAATAACGGTTGTAGAAACTAAAATGTGAATATTATTTTGTTTAAATCGTTTCATGACATCGTCTTTTTCATCAGCTTTCATTTTACCGTGCAATAAACCGACCGAATACTCATAAAAATACTCTGAAATATATTCATACATTTTTTGTGCATTTTGTACATCTTCTAATGCTTCAGACTCTTCAATTAGAGGTGTAATCATATATGCTTGGTATCCTTTATCTATTTCTCGTTTCATAAATTCAAGTACTTTTTCCATTTCCTGCTCTTTTACCCATCTTGTAATAATTTTTTGCCGTCCAGCAGGTAATTCATCAATAACGGATACATCCATTTCACCAAATAATGTCATTGAAAGTGTTCGTGGAATTGGGGTAGCCGTCATATACAGTACATTTTGAAAAATAGCTTTTTCATTTAACTTTTGTCTTTGCATCACACCAAAGCGATGCTGTTCATCAATAATAATTAAACCTAACTCATAAAACTGAATATCTTCTTGAATAAGTGCATGTGTCCCAATCAAGCAATCTAATTGACCATTCAATACATCTAATAACATTTGTTTTCTTTCTTTTACTGTCGTACTACTTGTCAATAATCCTATTTTTATCGAGGTACCTTGAAATAATGTTTGAATGGTTTTGTAATGCTGTTGTGCTAATATTTCTGTTGGCACCATAAAAGCAACCTGTTTCCCGCTAAATACACACGCTGCTATGGCAATACTTGCCACAACTGTTTTACCACTTCCAACATCTCCTTGTAGCAAACGATTCATATCAAATGGAGCAAGTAAATCTCTACAAATATCATTGCTTACTTTTTTTTGTGCATTGGTTAAAGAAAATGGAATAGTATCAATATAAGCTTTCAACTTATTTGTGTCGTATTTTAAAGAACCTGTTTTTGTTTTGTGCCTTTCGTATTTTAACAAGTTTAATTTTAGTTGGTAGAAAAACAATTCTTGATAAATCATTCTTCTTCGTGCTTCATTTGCCGATTGCTGATTTTCAGGAAAGTGCATGTTTTCAATAGCGTGCATATAATCCATAAAAGCATATTTATCCAAAATCTCATCGGGTAAGACTTCTTCAATAACATCTTTATAATCATCAAAAGACTGTTTAATCAATTTCACTAAAGTTGCTTGCTTCATTGATTTTGTTGTGTGATAAACAGCTGAAAATTCAGTATCTTGATTAGCTGTGCCGAGCAATTTCATACCTAATAATGTTTGTCTTTTTTCTTCCCACTTCCCATATATAGCAATTTCTAATCCAATTTGACATTTATCTTTTAAATAATGTTGATTAAAAAAAACAACATTTATCACTTGTGCACCTATACCTAAACGGAACGATAATCTATTCTTTCTCCCTGCATAGAAACTAACCACTGGATCTGTTAAAATCGTTCCTTTTAAACTAATTTTATCTTGATCTAACACTTCTGTTAAATCACGAATTTGAATATCTTCATAGCGAAATGGAAAATGTAAAAGTAAGTCTTCTACGGTTTCAATACCTAATTGATTTAAATCTTGCACTCTTTTGGGACCAACTGACTTTAATGTATCGACACGATCATAAATACTTTTCATACCATTCTCCTTTACTTTTTATATATCATATCAAAACAAGAAAAAAAAATCACCCAATACAAATGAAAAAAGAGGCAAATGACGTCTTTAAACATCCATTCACCTCTTTACTTATAGTCCCAATTTTTATTGGTTATTCACTTGCCAACAAGAAGTGATATACTGGTTGATCTCCTAATTGAATATCAAATTCAATATCTTCAAATTCTTGTTCTAAAACAGAAACAATTTCTTCAGCTTCTTCTTGTGTTGCGTCTTCTCCGATTAAGATTGTGACAATTTCAGTATCATCAGAAATCATTTGACGTAATGTATCAAGCGTTACTTCTTGTTTATCTTTTTGAGAAAAGACGATTTTACCGTCAATCAATCCCATAAAATCATTTTCTTTAATGTCTATGCCGTCAATTTGTGTATCACGTACCGCTATTGTAACTTGACCACTAACAACAGAAGATAAAGCATTTGTCATGTTCTCTTTATTTTCTTCTAATTGGTTTAGTGGATTAAATGCAAGTAGAGCTGTCATACCTTGTGGAATTGTTTTTGTCGGAACAACAACAGCAGGTGTATCGCTCACTTGAGCAGCTTGATCTGCTGCCATTTGGATATTTTTATTATTTGGTAGAATAATCACTTTTTCTGCATGTGCTTCTTCAATAGCTTTTAAAATATCCTCTGTACTTGGATTCATTGTTTGTCCACCATTGATAATGACTGTAGCACCCATATCTTTTAATAACGTTTGTACACCATTTCCAGCAGCAATTGCAATAATACCATATTCTGCTTTTTCAACTGGTTTTTGTTTTGTTGCTTTATTTGTTAATACATCTTCATGTTGCAAACGCATATTATCTACTTTAATTTTAATAAGTGAACCAAATTTTTGACCATAATTCATGACTTCTCCTGGTCGTTCTGTATGTACATGAACTTTAATGATTTCATCATCTGCTACAACTAATAAAGAATCTCCTAAGTCATTTAAATAATTACGGAATGTATCATAATCAAATGTATCTGTAACAGTTTCTCCTTCTCCAATACGTACCATAATTTCTGTACAGTAACCAAATTGAATATCTTTTGTATCCACTGCATGTGCAACATTAGAAAAGTTTTCATGATGCGCAACAGATGCTAAGTTCGCTGAAATACCTTTTCCAAATGATGTTGGTAATTTTTCACCTGTTAAAGATTCTAAAAATCCTTCATAAACAAATAGTAATCCTTGTCCACCACTATCGACAACACCAACTTCTTTTAAAACTGGCAATAATTCTGGTGTGTTATCTAATGATACTCTAGCACCTTCAACAATAGCACGCATAACATCAATAATATTATCTGTTGTTTTTGCTTTTTCCTCTCCTGCTTTTGCAGATTCTCTAGCAACAGTTAAAATAGTACCTTCAACTGGT contains:
- a CDS encoding ABC transporter ATP-binding protein, encoding MVGIIQVENLKVHYPIRSGFWNRVTDHVYAVDGVNLDIEEGKTYGLVGESGSGKSTIGKAIIGLEKITSGKIYYNGEDITKQVKKRTSEYNRNVQMIFQDSLSSFNPKKRIQDILSEPLRNFEKLSPDEERRRILELLDIIGFTEDILTKYPHEFSGGQRQRIGVARAIASKPKLVIADEPVSALDLSVQAQVLNYMKRIQDEYGIAYLFISHDLGVVKHMSDDLAIMYRGRFVEYGNKKDIYENPKHIYTQRLLSAIPSVNPDSAEENKIKRLKVESEYAKNQAEYFDKNGRVYDLENISNTHKVALSSVQKGGTM
- the acpP gene encoding acyl carrier protein, encoding MEEKIYEKVLDIVSEQFNTDKSDLSKETRFKEDLQADSISVVELIMAFEQEFGGTISDEESEHIQTIGDIVSYIASKS
- a CDS encoding ABC transporter ATP-binding protein, yielding MTYEKTLLDVRDLHTGFRYNDQFYDAVDGVSFTLSNNEILAIVGESGCGKSTLATTIVGLHDAKNTRISGEILYRQDNLAEFTDKQFEKIRGNDIGVIFQDPLSALNPLMTIFKQIEETLIYHTTMNKEERRQRVLELLTQVGIPNPERVAKQYPHELSGGMRQRVVIAIALACKPPIIIADEPTTALDVTIQAQILDLLNDLQEETEAGIILITHDLGVVAETADKVAVMYAGQFVEVAPVNELFNNPLHPYTRSLLQSMPQDDSEEDLHVIQGSVPSLINLDRTGCRFAPRIPWISEDAHEKDPVLHEVSPGHFVRCSCYKHFHFDGEGE
- the plsX gene encoding phosphate acyltransferase PlsX; translation: MKKIAVDAMGGDFAPQSVVEGVMRAAKEFQDITFVLYGDETKIKEYLIDDTRIDIVHTDEKINSDDEPVKSIRQKKNASMVLAAQAVKDKQADAMFSAGNTGALLAAGLFIVGRIKGIERPGLMPTLPVITDPSRTFVFMDVGANADCKPHHLVQFAILGSYYARFVQKIDKPRIALLNNGAEASKGNELTKQAYQQLLQLEDIHFIGNIEARDLLLGEADVVVTDGFTGNAVLKSVEGTALSMVQLIKSTIKQGDLKTKLGGLLVKNALSGVKDVLDYSKHGGAVLFGLKAPVVKTHGSADSTAVYYTLKQIRTILDSHVIEDLANHFDNEKESDN
- a CDS encoding oligopeptide ABC transporter substrate-binding protein, yielding MAKKAKWFLGLASVAVLAACGNNTDTAKKEETKSADSNVAETLAKFPSKIEHEGTPIKGGVLKYALISDSPIPGVFSGLYQKEASDSEVTAFTEEGLFVANSDYKIVEGGLGTLAIDKDAKTITIKVKENVKWSDGEPFTIDDYIYAFEVIGHKDYTGERYNDTFKNIVGMDEYHEGKSETISGIKKNDDHSVTFQLKEVSPSLNHVGGFWSTPFPKHQLKDIAIKDQSASDAVRKNPAGLGAFKFKKIVTGESVELEANPYYWKGQPNLDGVIIEVVNSTNSPDEFKAGKYDIMSVSTLTAIYDSFKELNNATLAGKWRHAYQYIGFKFGKWDAEKETSVITNEKINDKALRQAMGYALNLEEIGQTFYNGLRVRANSMLAPTFGSLHDSTLPGFPHDPEKAKKILDEAGYKDKDGDGLRENPKGEKLTINLAMSAGGDNEPISQAYIKYWKEVGLDVQLVGGRLIEGNSFFDRLENDDPEVDLFVAGWSLSGDPNQSHTWGNTQLNMTRYVSEKNDELLAKMGSAEAFDSKKQKEIFDAWQKYANEEAFGLPLFNILSLTAVNTRVKNLDVKDYEGNWGYNLHKIQLTADAPAASK
- a CDS encoding DAK2 domain-containing protein, which produces MVQVGCERLHENAELVNSLNVFPVPDGDTGTNMNMSFTSGAQRVAQSQEEEVGALAVDLAKGLLMGARGNSGVILSQLFRGFSKSVETYSSLTAEQFAQGFTHGVETAYKAVMKPVEGTILTVARESAKAGEEKAKTTDNIIDVMRAIVEGARVSLDNTPELLPVLKEVGVVDSGGQGLLFVYEGFLESLTGEKLPTSFGKGISANLASVAHHENFSNVAHAVDTKDIQFGYCTEIMVRIGEGETVTDTFDYDTFRNYLNDLGDSLLVVADDEIIKVHVHTERPGEVMNYGQKFGSLIKIKVDNMRLQHEDVLTNKATKQKPVEKAEYGIIAIAAGNGVQTLLKDMGATVIINGGQTMNPSTEDILKAIEEAHAEKVIILPNNKNIQMAADQAAQVSDTPAVVVPTKTIPQGMTALLAFNPLNQLEENKENMTNALSSVVSGQVTIAVRDTQIDGIDIKENDFMGLIDGKIVFSQKDKQEVTLDTLRQMISDDTEIVTILIGEDATQEEAEEIVSVLEQEFEDIEFDIQLGDQPVYHFLLASE
- a CDS encoding ABC transporter permease, yielding MTAFIIFATLILGIFITSMFLDSKKAMEVFITNRFAKPGTKGYIMGADEGGREILFQLIIGARNSLTIAFSVTVLTTLAGLFIGTISGYYGGWVDAVVMRIVDFISILPRLLLIIAFLQVVPNYSMLAFIFIMSVFSWVGNARLYRGKALAESSMEYIKAAKTLGESDLRIMTRELLPNMSSIIIVNTTLSLAGNIGLETGLSYLGFGLPSSTPSLGTLIGYATNSDIIKNKVWVWLPASLLVLVLMLCVNYIGEALKRSSDAKQRLG
- a CDS encoding ABC transporter permease; this encodes MWKVILRRILVMIPQILILSLLIFILAKMMPGDALSGKASASLTIKDIEAIRQANGWNDPWYVQYGRWISKAFHGDLGNSYQNQRPVVDIIGERLSNTVWLSILTVVIMYLVAIPLGMIAGRYQNSWADKIIVFLNFLNFSIPGFVAGLLAIWLFGYSLGWFPTRGTETSGVVLTGLAYFWDRFHHILLPSLIMGILSTVGTIQYLRSGIIDAKSLDYVRTARAKGVPLNKVYSRHIFRNSILPIVTFIGYDITGILSGSIFIENIFSFPGMGKLFIDSINGRDYSLMTALILMYGLAGLFGSLLSDVALALVDPRIRIQ
- the recG gene encoding ATP-dependent DNA helicase RecG, whose amino-acid sequence is MKSIYDRVDTLKSVGPKRVQDLNQLGIETVEDLLLHFPFRYEDIQIRDLTEVLDQDKISLKGTILTDPVVSFYAGRKNRLSFRLGIGAQVINVVFFNQHYLKDKCQIGLEIAIYGKWEEKRQTLLGMKLLGTANQDTEFSAVYHTTKSMKQATLVKLIKQSFDDYKDVIEEVLPDEILDKYAFMDYMHAIENMHFPENQQSANEARRRMIYQELFFYQLKLNLLKYERHKTKTGSLKYDTNKLKAYIDTIPFSLTNAQKKVSNDICRDLLAPFDMNRLLQGDVGSGKTVVASIAIAACVFSGKQVAFMVPTEILAQQHYKTIQTLFQGTSIKIGLLTSSTTVKERKQMLLDVLNGQLDCLIGTHALIQEDIQFYELGLIIIDEQHRFGVMQRQKLNEKAIFQNVLYMTATPIPRTLSMTLFGEMDVSVIDELPAGRQKIITRWVKEQEMEKVLEFMKREIDKGYQAYMITPLIEESEALEDVQNAQKMYEYISEYFYEYSVGLLHGKMKADEKDDVMKRFKQNNIHILVSTTVIEVGVDVPNATIMVIQDAERFGLAQLHQLRGRVGRGDKQSYCILVANPKTEQGKQRMAIMVESQDGFYLSQKDLEMRGTGDIFGLKQSGIPDFSCADIIRDVHILNQARQDAMDIVHSQNPYIKNAYELLRKKTFDKIKL